A genomic stretch from Tenrec ecaudatus isolate mTenEca1 chromosome 17, mTenEca1.hap1, whole genome shotgun sequence includes:
- the CCT4 gene encoding T-complex protein 1 subunit delta, producing MPENVAPRGGAPTGMTGGRGKGAYQDRDKPAQIRFSNISAAKAVADAIRTSLGPKGMDKMIQDGKGDVTITNDGATILKQMQVLHPAARMLVELSKAQDIEAGDGTTSVVIIAGSLLDSCTKLLQKGIHPTIISESFQKALEKGIEVLTDMSRPVELSDRETLLNSAATSLNSKVVSQYSSLLSPMSVNAVMRVIDPATATSVDLRDIKIVKKLGGTIDDCELVEGLVLTQKVANSSITRVEKAKIGLIQFCLSAPKTDMDNQIVVSDYAQMDRVLREERAYILNLVKQIKKTGCNVLLIQKSILRDALSDLALHFLNKMKIMVVKDIERDDIEFICKTIGTKPVAHIDQFTADMLGSAELAEEVSFNGSGKLLKITGCASPGKTVTIVVRGSNKLVIEEAERSIHDALCVIRCLVKKRALIAGGGAPEIELALRLTEYSRTLSGMESYCIRAFADAMEVIPSTLAENAGLNPISTVTELRNRHAQGEKTAGINVRKGGISNILEELVVQPLLVSVSALTLATETVRSILKIDDVVNTR from the exons ATGCCAGAGAACGTGGCCCCCCGGGGCGGGGCGCCCACCGGGATGACCGGCGGTCGCGGGAAAGGAGCCTATCAGGACCGCGACAAACCGGCCCAGATCCGCTTCAGCAACATCTCCGCGGCCAAAG CTGTTGCTGATGCTATTAGAACAAGTCTTGGACCAAAAGGAATGGATAAAATG ATTCAAGATGGGAAAGGTGATGTGACGATTACAAACGATGGTGCCACCATTCTGAAACAAATGCAAGTGTTACATCCAGCAGCCAGAATG CTGGTGGAGTTGTCTAAGGCTCAAGATATAGAAGCAGGAGATGGTACCACATCAGTGGTCATCATTGCTGGTTCTCTCTTGGATTCCTGCACCAAACTGCTTCAGAAAG GGATCCATCCAACTATCATTTCGGAGTCATTCCAGAAGGCTTTGGAAAAGGGCATTGAAGTCTTGACTGATATGTCTCGACCTGTGGAACTGAGTGACAGAGAAACTCTGTTAAACAGTGCAGCCACTTCATTAAATTCAAAG GTGGTATCTCAGTATTCAAGCCTGCTCTCTCCCATGAGTGTAAATGCAGTGATGAGAGTGATTGACCCAGCCACTGCTACTAGTGTAGATCTCAGAGATATTAAAATAGTTAAGAAACTTGG TGGGACAATTGATGATTGTGAGTTGGTGGAAGGACTGGTTCTCACCCAAAAAGTGGCAAATTCTAGCATAACCAGAGTTGAGAAGGCGAAGATTGGGCTCATTCAGTTTTGTTTATCTGCTCCAAAAACAGAT ATGGATAATCAAATAGTAGTTTCTGACTACGCCCAGATGGACCGAGTGCTGCGAGAAGAACGAGCCTATATTCTGAATTTAgtgaagcaaattaaaaaaaccGGATGCAATGTTCTTCTTATACAGAAGTCTATTTTACG AGATGCTCTTAGTGATCTTGCATTACATTTTTTGAACAAGATGAAGATTATGGTGGTTAAAGATATTGAAAGAGACGACATTGAATTCATCTGTAAG ACAATTGGAACTAAGCCAGTTGCTCATATTGACCAGTTTACTGCTGACATGCTGGGTTCTGCTGAGCTAGCCGAGGAGGTCAGTTTCAATGGATCTGGCAAATTGCTCAAG ATTACAGGATGTGCAAGCCCTGGAAAAACAGTTACAATTGTTGTCCGTGGGTCTAACAAATTGGTGATTGAAGAAGCTGAGCGCTCTATTCACGATGCCTTGTGTGTGATTCGCTGTTTAGTGAAAAAGCG AGCTCTCATCGCAGGTGGTGGGGCTCCAGAAATAGAGTTGGCCTTGCGTCTCACTGAATATTCAAGGACTCTGAGTGGCATGGAGTCCTACTGCATCCGTGCTTTTGCAGATGCTATGGAAGTCATTCCTTCCACACTAGCTGAAAACGCAGGCCTGAATCCTATTTCTACGGTCACAGAACTAAGAAACCGCCATGCTCAAGGAGAAAAAACTGCAGGCATAAATGTTCGAAAG GGTGGAATCTCCAACATTTTGGAGGAGCTGGTTGTCCAGCCTCTGTTGGTCTCTGTCAGTGCTCTAACCCTAGCAACTGAAACTGTCCGGAGCATCCTGAAGATTGATGATGTG GTGAACACTCGGTGA